The sequence CACGGTTGATGACATAGTCATAGTCCAGCATACGCTGGATCGCGCTTGCGTTGTTATTCCAGAAAATTGCCTGTGTGTCTTTTGTAAACAGTGCACCCATTCTTCTCTCCTTACTTCTCAAGTGCCATACGCACGATATCGGTTACGTGTGTTTCCGGCCCATAGACTTCGATATACAGGCCCAGACGGTCTGCCGCTTCTTTAATGTCTTTAAGACCTTTTTCGTAGTTCGGTCCGCCGCGGCGTACATAAATACGCGTGTTGTGTTCTTTCATCTTATCCGCATACTCTTCGAATGACTGGATGATACCTGTAAAGGTCTTCGCAACGTCGGTAAAGTTTGCAATCGCACCGCCGATGATGAGGATTTTGTCACGGCCCTGGGCATCTTTGTGACGTGTCATCAGGTCAAGGAGTGTGTCGGCGTAGAACTTCGTTTCACCCGTTGTCGGACCACCGGAGTATTCTCCATAGTTTGCGAGGTCTTTGACGTCGCCCGAGAGGTCAGCAATGGTATCTGCATAAACAACAGAAGCACCACCGCCCGCGACCATCGTCCAGATGCGGCCGAGCGGGTTGAGGATCGTCAGTTTCAGGGATGCACCGGATTTCGCATCGGCTTCAGCAACCGCTTTCTCTTCCGGGGACTGGTCCTCCATACCGAATGCCGTCGGGTACTCTGCACCGCACCAAGCGTCACCCATCATGAAGCCTGCGGTATCGTCCAGGCGTGCTACGAGGTCAAGAATAGCCATTTCGTTGTTGGCGAGCATGACGATCGGGTTGATTTCAAGGTAAGCAAAGTTCAGGTCACGGTAGAACTTGAAGAATGCGATCGCGAAAGAGGTGAATGCCTCTTTATTTGCAGCCGGAATATCCGCAGGCACGTTTGCACGGACGGCATGTTCCATATCCGCATCGCTCATGTTGATCGGGATATGAACCTCGTTGACCTTCTCGTCCCAGCCCTCTTCGACTTCCATACCGCCCTCTGCGGACATGTAAAGAACATCGTCTTCGCCGACGGTCGTCGCGGAGATGTAGTACTCCTGCTCCTGCGTATGCGGTGTGAACGGCTCGACGACGAAGTGTGTCAGGCGCCCGTGCTGACCGGAAAGCAGTGTCACGTCATGTGACATTTTCTCGTCGATCCATTTGGCGGCATCGTCCAGGGTGACGTCGCCCGGCTTGTTCGTCTTGAAGAGAACGAGATCGTTTTTACCACGCTTACCGAACAGCATATCCGGCTTGGCGACGAGCGGCTCCTGCTTCAGCCACTCGAAACCGTGTTCCTCGGCTTTCGCTTTCAGTTCCGCACCGCTGGTGACAAGAACTGATTTGAATCCATAGTGAAAACCGCTGAAATATTTTTCCCAGTGGCGGGCAAAGATGGCTTTACCGTCGTATTCACGAATCGCTCTTTGAGCCATTTCAACTCCTTGAAAATCTTTTGGTTTGGATTATATCACGGATGATCTCTCACCCCTGCTTGAGACTTTCGCGGGAGGTCGTGGAATTAATTTTTGGGTAATTTAGTAACATAAAAAACCGCTGCCGGCACATTATAGTAACGAATTGTTACACTATTGTGTCCCAAAGGCCCCTCTGAACGCAGAACCGTCTCTTCACACTCCCCGATCCCGTAGAAACGCAGCCGCAGCTGCATGGCCCGGTTCTCCGGGAGCGTCGCGCAGAAGATATTGCGCGCTTTCAGCTCTTCAGCCAGCTCCTTGGCGATGTGTGTGCGGTAGGC is a genomic window of Sulfurimonas sp. HSL1-2 containing:
- a CDS encoding ATP citrate lyase citrate-binding domain-containing protein, which gives rise to MAQRAIREYDGKAIFARHWEKYFSGFHYGFKSVLVTSGAELKAKAEEHGFEWLKQEPLVAKPDMLFGKRGKNDLVLFKTNKPGDVTLDDAAKWIDEKMSHDVTLLSGQHGRLTHFVVEPFTPHTQEQEYYISATTVGEDDVLYMSAEGGMEVEEGWDEKVNEVHIPINMSDADMEHAVRANVPADIPAANKEAFTSFAIAFFKFYRDLNFAYLEINPIVMLANNEMAILDLVARLDDTAGFMMGDAWCGAEYPTAFGMEDQSPEEKAVAEADAKSGASLKLTILNPLGRIWTMVAGGGASVVYADTIADLSGDVKDLANYGEYSGGPTTGETKFYADTLLDLMTRHKDAQGRDKILIIGGAIANFTDVAKTFTGIIQSFEEYADKMKEHNTRIYVRRGGPNYEKGLKDIKEAADRLGLYIEVYGPETHVTDIVRMALEK